In the genome of Phragmites australis chromosome 9, lpPhrAust1.1, whole genome shotgun sequence, the window ACACAAGGAGAGACCGACCACCGCCTCCCTCCGACTCTATGATTGCTTCCTCCCAGTTAGTCTCTGCCTCCACGGAGatgtcggcggcggcggaggtgacGCAGGTGCAGGTGCAGCAGCGGGGGCAGGCCGCATGGCGGGTGGCGGCGGGGTGGCTGGGCTGCCTCTTCCAGATCCTGCTCCAGATCATGCGCGGCAGGCCCTCTTCCTGGGCGCAGTCGCTCTCCTTCCTCGGCCTCAGCCAcccgctcctcgccgccgccgcccagccGCAGCCGTCGCCGGAGGTGGCCTTCGTGCAGGTCCCctccgaggcccccgccgacgcgTCGCCTCCGCCACTCCGGCGGCTCACGGTACGGACCCATGCGTTGGCCTGTTGGGCCCGCGAAAGGACGGTGCCTTTGGgagcttggggaggtgaacgaTCGCTTGGCTTTATGGGGTTATAAGTAATTAATTGCGGATTAAATGGGTGTGTTTCTGTAACTGGACTAGTGCGTGGCTGCAGGGCAGCTTCTTCTGGAGTCGAGTGGTAAACAGTGAGATGTTGTCATCGTTCCACATGGCTTTGAGCTAATTTAATTTTGTGTTGTTGTCGCCTGGTGGGTGGTATGATCGAAGCTTGAAGGGCTAACCGATTAGGATTAGTTTTTATCTTAAACAGCGTTTTAGGCAACAATTCTCGTTATCTATGTACTGTTTTAGTTATCACTTATCAAGTTTGCTTGAATGATTTTCTTTACCTGCATAATCCATAGGTGGTGCTCGACTTGGATGAGACTTTAGTTTGCGCTTACGACTCGTCGGGCCTTCCTGCTTCTCTGCGCACGCAGGCTGTTGAAGCAGGATTGCATTGCTTTGACATGGAGTGCATATCGTCTGATAAGGCAAGTAAGCAGCAACCTTGTGCCAGTTGCTTATCAATTGCTGTTTGCACTTTAGAAAGGTATTTACGGGAAGTTATGCTTGGTGGTGTAAAGGATGCTGAAGGAAGGCAGAGGGTAAATCGTGTAACTGTCTTTGAGCGTCCGGGCTTGCATGAGTTTTTGCAGCGAACTAGTGAATTTGCTGATCTTGTTCTCTTTACAGCTGGTTTGGAAGGTTTGTTCTCCTGAAGTATTTATATTGTTCTACCAAAAGAATCTAGCTGATTTGACCTCCCCTCACTGATCTATGCTCTTACCCAGGTTATGCAAAGCCTCTAGTTGACAGGATAGATGCTTTCAATAGATTCAGTCACCGCCTCTATCGGCCATCAACTGTTACTACGTAAGTTTTCATTAGCATTTCCATAAGCTGTTAGTAATCGGCTGTTTTGTTCTTGAGATTTAACATTATAGTTATCACTGTCTTGCTCACTAAAATAATGAAACGTGACCTCAACTGATTTCAGTTGGAGGCTAAGTTTTGAGTAGAAATTTACATCTCACAAGTGCTTCTGCACCATAGCTTGACACCACTCCGTTCATGCTGATGGGAATTTGGCTTTTCTTTTGATTTGCTGGTGACTTCACTACCTTATGTTCTCTTATTCGTATCCACTTTATGTGAACTGCGAATCTGATTTTAGTACTGATGGTTCTATTAACCCTTGTATCATGCTGATTGTAATTTGTTCGTGCACTCTTGGCTTTTTCATACCAGTCGATGGGACAAAGTACTTATTCACTGATATATTAAGTCTTCTGCTGCATTAGCTGAGCTGGTTCAGTCTTTCTGAACTGTATGTTCACAATTTCAGGGAATACAGAGAGCATGTAAAAGATCTCTCTTGTTTGTCCAAAGATTTCTGCAGAATCGTCCTTGTTGATAACAACCCATACAGTTTCTTACTGCAGCCATTGAATGGAATACCCTGTATTACATTTTCAGCTGGACAACCTGTTGATGATCAGGTAAACTGACGTTGTACATAAATAAGTCTTTGGCTCTGCACTTAGAATCACTAGTGTTACTGATCCGTTGATGTGTTCTGGCATTTTAGCTCATGGGAGTGATATTTCCACTTCTCAAGCACCTTTCTCTGCAAAAGGATGTTAGGCCTGCATTGTATGAAACGTTTCACATGCCAGAGTGGTTCCAAAGACAAGGAATCCCACAAATTGATCAGGCAGTTTAGGTATTGCCACAAACATATTGGATTATTGGGTGAAGGCTCAAAGCCAGCTACGCAACTTGGGAGAACACTTGTACAGTCTGTACTCAGTAACTACCCTTTGCTTTGATACATGAAGACCTTGTTCAGCACGGAATAACAATGTTTGGAGGGAGCGAAAGAGAGAAAATGAATTGTAATTTAGCACACTGATAGATCTTTATTTGGGATGTGAATcttaatttatcattgtatagcaccttttttttttgtcagtcaCAGTTCATATAATGTCACAAATACTTTTACGGGTTTATGAGGTGGTAAAGGTCTACAAAGTTTGGGATCTCCCTTCCGAGCAGGAGTTTGCTATGAACGCCCGGATTGGCTTCTTGTGGCTTGGTTTCGAATGAAGTAAGTGCTCGTATCTTGCTACTTCTGTGGCGATCATGGCACTTGACATTGGCGTATCTAGCACGGTGGCATGGTGGGCTATAGATCACCCTAAGATTTGCAAAAGTTCTTGATTTTTACTGTAGCTTCGGTACTGTAATACGGTTGATATGTTAAATTGTGTTAAGTTGGATCATCTTTATCTACTATTCTAGATCTGTCAGTGGCACCTGAGGAATGACATTGTGCATGCAAGAGGAAAAAGCACCATCATTGGTTCTGTCCACTTTCTTTAGAACTACCGTCAAACATTTTGCAATATCCGACAAAACCATGGACCGGGGAGCCATATGTGAAAGGCAAGGGGAAGATGGGAGAGGCTGTGTCCCAAATCAAACATGCTTCTGGTGGAACTATGGGACAGTCAGCTACGGTTCAGAAGTGGGAACCTCCACCTTAGGGCAGGATGCCGCTTTTCAGGAACAATCAGGAGAGGTAAGCGCCGGAGTCATTATTCGTGATCATATGGGGCATGTGAAGCTATCAATCAGCATGGCGTCTGCTGAGGAACTGCGCATCGGCAGTGGAAGCAGTGGCAGAGGCCTGTCTGGATGGTGTGCGTTTGGCGTCGGAATGGGTGTGCCAGCCGGCGATGCTGGAGTCGGACTTGTCGGTGTTCATTGATACCGTGCAATCCCAAGTCGAGAACAGGTCGAGCTCGAGCTTTCTTGTCGGGGAAATCAGAGCGGCCTTGCATCTTCTTCCTGATGTTTAGTAAAGGTCAGGACTCAAGAGGGTGTAATTTGAGGAACGTGCATGGAGCAGGTTGGTAAGACTGTACGGAGCGAGTTGAGGCGGCGGGGGCTCGAGCTCCCGTCCAGCACATTTTTGGTCTCCTGAAGACCGTACGATTTGGAGAGGTACCATTAAAGAGAGGGTGTAATAGGATCGTGCATGATCTAGCGCACTTTTCTAGGAGGAACAATAGTTGTGCAGTTTGGAGATTGAATGCTCCTTCATGTGTGAGTGAGTTAGCAGAGTCATAGTCAGTTGTGTCAGTTTATAATATGTTCAAAAATATAGTCAGGTCTGAGTCAGGGGTCGTGTGGAGTCTAGTTGTAACAACCCTGTTCCTTATAAAGCTCTCTCTTCTGAGGAAAAAAAGTTTGATCAAGTTTTTACACTAATTATATACCGATGTATAGATACATACTAGTACAATGCCCGTGCGTTATAACGGTTTTCAAATCTTACACCACTACACTATGTTGCAATGGTTCCTAAAATCTCacacacatacaatattgtttTACTTCCCACACGAAAAAAACAAAACAGCATGCTAAAGATCATACTTAATTCATAGAGCAATAGTGCTCTAAGATGTCTAAAATTAAACATTAGAATAATATCATGACTCTTGATTTCTTGTCTAACATAATATAACAAAAATAACATATTCACAATAACATCCTAGAGACATCTATATATAAGAACATCTCTAATATACAATGTTCTTAGTGAAAGTCCGATCGCCAAATAACGGTTCTTAGTTGTATCGATAAACATCAACAGAATAATTTTTGTGTTCCTTTACAAATCACAATCACTGGACCATCTTTTTTCATCTTTGGTTTCATGCGAAGAAACAATAGCAGTTTGGCATAATACTAAAAGGAAGATTCCCCCCCCATAAAAAATACCCAGCATGTTAGACCATAGATTTCACTAATCAACCAGAAAATAGCTCTGAAACCTGACTAAATTTCAAATTGAGAAAAATGCCATTGCTTAGTGGTAACGATGGTAGAGATGATCAACTATTTAACTCATCCATGCAGCGGACTGAGATGCAAC includes:
- the LOC133929056 gene encoding uncharacterized protein LOC133929056 isoform X2, whose amino-acid sequence is MIASSQLVSASTEMSAAAEVTQVQVQQRGQAAWRVAAGWLGCLFQILLQIMRGRPSSWAQSLSFLGLSHPLLAAAAQPQPSPEVAFVQVPSEAPADASPPPLRRLTVVLDLDETLVCAYDSSGLPASLRTQAVEAGLHCFDMECISSDKDAEGRQRVNRVTVFERPGLHEFLQRTSEFADLVLFTAGLEGYAKPLVDRIDAFNRFSHRLYRPSTVTTEYREHVKDLSCLSKDFCRIVLVDNNPYSFLLQPLNGIPCITFSAGQPVDDQLMGVIFPLLKHLSLQKDVRPALYETFHMPEWFQRQGIPQIDQAV
- the LOC133929056 gene encoding uncharacterized protein LOC133929056 isoform X1, which gives rise to MIASSQLVSASTEMSAAAEVTQVQVQQRGQAAWRVAAGWLGCLFQILLQIMRGRPSSWAQSLSFLGLSHPLLAAAAQPQPSPEVAFVQVPSEAPADASPPPLRRLTVVLDLDETLVCAYDSSGLPASLRTQAVEAGLHCFDMECISSDKASKQQPCASCLSIAVCTLERYLREVMLGGVKDAEGRQRVNRVTVFERPGLHEFLQRTSEFADLVLFTAGLEGYAKPLVDRIDAFNRFSHRLYRPSTVTTEYREHVKDLSCLSKDFCRIVLVDNNPYSFLLQPLNGIPCITFSAGQPVDDQLMGVIFPLLKHLSLQKDVRPALYETFHMPEWFQRQGIPQIDQAV